One Palaemon carinicauda isolate YSFRI2023 chromosome 5, ASM3689809v2, whole genome shotgun sequence DNA window includes the following coding sequences:
- the LOC137641092 gene encoding uncharacterized protein — MGCQDQEKKLFRQDFEAAIRNVKGKEKLIIRADMNGSEGKRREGYEEIHGGHGFGINEDGEYILEMAQSFELACMNTWFQKLDKHQINYESGVGSQIDYILVREQDKKNVMNCQEILRED; from the coding sequence ATGGGTTGTcaagatcaagaaaaaaaattatttagacaAGACTTTGAAGCAGCCATCAGAAATGTGAAAGGAAAGGAGAAGCTAATCATAagagcagacatgaatggcagTGAGGGGAAGAGAAGGGAGGGATATGAGGAGATACATGGAGGTCATGGGTTTGGAATTAATGAGGATGGggagtatatattagagatggctcagagttttgaattggcatgtatgaacacctggtttcagaagttggataagcatcAGATAAACTATGAAAGTGGAGTGGGAAGTCAAATCGATTACATATTGGTTAGAGAACAAGACAAGAAAAATGTGATGAACTGTCAAGAGATTTTGAGGGAAGATTAA